Part of the Candidatus Zixiibacteriota bacterium genome, GGTTTTACGTCAATGACGCGCTTGGTCTGGTGCTGGCGCTCGGTGAGGCGGGCGGAGCCGGGACCGCTCTGGATGATCTCTCCGGAGCGATGTTCGCCCTGTTTCGCCGTGACCCGGACTCGGCCCGGCAGCGGTTCCAGGCAATCGCCGACTACCAGCCGCCTCTGCTGGGAGATCTTGCTCTGTATCAGTTAGTTGAATTGGAATTGCAAACCGCCGATTCGACGGCCGCCCTCGGGGCTATAGATCGCCTCGATAAGGAACACCCGGACTCGTACTATCGGCCGCTCGGGCTGAAGCTCAAGGCCGATATTCTGGTGGCGTCCGGCCGCGATCTGAAACAGGGTATGGAGCTGTACCGGTACCTGCTGGAAAACTGCTCCGAGTACCCGTTTGTCCGGGAAGTCAGGGAAAAGCTGAGAGAACTCGACTCGCGCCTGCCGGTCGGTTAAAACTCGACCATTTTCTTCTGCTCGGACTTGAGCTGGGAGACCTCGCGCTCCAGGTTAAACACCCGGTTCTGGAGCTTCTCGGTCCGTTTCTCGCGGGCTTTGGTCGTGGTCCGGATCAACAAGGCGAGCGAAACCAGCAGGAACACCACCGAGTTGATCTGCCGGAAGATTTCGCCCATGTTGAACACCGAGTCGAGAAAAGCCATCACGCCCAGGAAGAACAAGAGTGCCGCCCAGATAAGCATATACTACCTCCGCGTCTGGATTGAACCTGTCTGTTGAGACTGCTTTAAAACCAATGCAACCGTCTCGGGATACGAGCTTTGGGCTTGAACTCTGCCTGACCAAGCTGTTATCCTATGCCATTATCGGCTGTTGAGTCGCCAGGATTTAGGAGGACGTTTTGACCGCTACCGATTCTGAGAAGTCCAATTCATTTGACCGAACCAATGCATATGTCGCCGCGTTTGTCTTTCTCGTCTCTTTCATTGTCTATGCCATGACAGTGCAGCGGTCGCTGCCGTTCTGGGACTGCGGAGAATTGATCGCCTGCGCGGTAATCGGCGGAATACCGCACCCGCCCGGCTTTCCGCTTCTGGTACTGATCAGCCACATTTTCTCGAAAATCCCGTTTGTGGAAGATGTTTCCTACCGGGTCAACTACGTTTCGGTCATTTCATCGGCGTTTACGGCGCTTTTCAGTTATCTAATAACTGTCCGTCTCGTTAGGTATATCCAGGGTGAACAAGCGGCCGAGACCCTCAACCGTTTTGTGGCGTACGCCAGCGGGGCCGCGGGCGGATTCTTTGTCGCGTTCTCGTCGACCAACTGGGGGAACTCGGTCGAGGCGGAGACCTATGCGCTGTCGCTGGCACTCTCGACTGCGATCTTCTGGCTCGCCCTGCGCTACCATGAGCGGCGCGATCAGCCCGGCGCGAGCAAGATCATGATCCTGGCCATGTACCTGGCGGTGCTCGGAATCGGCGTGCACATGACCGTTTTTCTCGTGGTTCCGGTCTGCGCCATTTTCTTCATCCTCAACCGAGACGCCGGTCCGAGAGAATTCCTCATGATATGCCTGTTCGCTCTGATCGAACTGCTCCTGGTCATTGTTTTCTCCGGCGGACGGGGCGGCCCGACAGTTTTCAAGTTCATGTCAGTGATCCTTGGCATCATTCTGCTGGTCATGTTGTATAGGCGTATTCGTTGGGGTGTGTTGATCGCTATCGGCATTACGTCAAGCCTAATGATCAGCTTCAGCCTTTACTTCTGGGCCTTGCCGATCGGGGTGCTGCTGCTGGTGGGGCTGGGGGTGTTGTCACAAACTCAGGGCTGGAATTTTCAGTGGCGCTCGGCGCTGGCGGTGCTGGTAATTGGATTTATCGGGTTTTCGGTGCATTTCTGGGTACCCATCCGCTCCGGTCTTAATCCCCGTATCGATGAGAACAACGCGTCGCGCGACTGGCACACATTTGTCAATTTTCTCGACCGCAAACAGTACGGGCAGGTTTCGATGGTCGACCGTATGTTTACGCGCCGAGGTGACTGGACCAACCAGTTCGGCCGGCACCCTAACATGGGCTTTTGGTCGTACTTTGAAACGCAGTATGGCGGACCGGGCCGATGGGGGTTTGCGCCTCTTTTCATACTGGGACTGCTCGGAGCGATTGTCGCCATCCGCAAGCGTCTCGAAGTCGGTATGCCCTTCTTCACCTTGCTGATTCTCGCCTCGGTGGGTTTGATTCTGTACATGAATTTCGCCGACGGCACCCGCTATAATCCTGCCACCGAAGACGCCTATCTCGAGGTGCGCAACCGCGACTACTTCTTCACCCCGGCGTTTGTCTTTTTCGGGATTGCGATGGGCGCAGGTATAGCGGCGGTAGTGAGCATTCTTAGGCGGTTCCTGGCAAATTCCGCGTACGAGCGTCCGATCGCCTACGCGGGTTCACTCCTGGCGTTGTTGCCGCTGATACCGCTCTCCGACAATTATCATCCCAATGATCGTTCCCGGAATTTCCTGGCGATGAACTATGCCAAGGGCCTTCTCGACGGATGTCGCGAGAACGCCATTCTCTTCACGGTAGGCGATAACGACACGTTTCCGATCTGGTGCCTTCAAGAGGCATACAACTACCGCAAGGATATTCGTGTCGTCAATCTGTCGCTGCTCAACACCGATTGGTACGCGGCGCAGATGAAGAACCAGTACGGGGTACCGATCTCCCTGACCGATGAACAAATCCTCTGGCATCCGTACGAGCTGCCGGGCGGCATCCAGACTTCCCGGCCGCTAAAATCGTTTGCCGATCGCCCGCGCCGACGCATGAGCTACCTGCATCAGCAGTTCTCCGGCATACCGGTGCAGGATATGATGGTGGACGAGATCGTAATCGAAAACAAGTGGCAGTACCCGATCTATTTCTCGGCGCCCCCATACGCCGATTCCCCCTTGAAACTGCGTGAACACGCGGTCCACGACGGCCAGCTTTTCCGGCTCGAGCGTG contains:
- a CDS encoding DUF2723 domain-containing protein; translated protein: MTATDSEKSNSFDRTNAYVAAFVFLVSFIVYAMTVQRSLPFWDCGELIACAVIGGIPHPPGFPLLVLISHIFSKIPFVEDVSYRVNYVSVISSAFTALFSYLITVRLVRYIQGEQAAETLNRFVAYASGAAGGFFVAFSSTNWGNSVEAETYALSLALSTAIFWLALRYHERRDQPGASKIMILAMYLAVLGIGVHMTVFLVVPVCAIFFILNRDAGPREFLMICLFALIELLLVIVFSGGRGGPTVFKFMSVILGIILLVMLYRRIRWGVLIAIGITSSLMISFSLYFWALPIGVLLLVGLGVLSQTQGWNFQWRSALAVLVIGFIGFSVHFWVPIRSGLNPRIDENNASRDWHTFVNFLDRKQYGQVSMVDRMFTRRGDWTNQFGRHPNMGFWSYFETQYGGPGRWGFAPLFILGLLGAIVAIRKRLEVGMPFFTLLILASVGLILYMNFADGTRYNPATEDAYLEVRNRDYFFTPAFVFFGIAMGAGIAAVVSILRRFLANSAYERPIAYAGSLLALLPLIPLSDNYHPNDRSRNFLAMNYAKGLLDGCRENAILFTVGDNDTFPIWCLQEAYNYRKDIRVVNLSLLNTDWYAAQMKNQYGVPISLTDEQILWHPYELPGGIQTSRPLKSFADRPRRRMSYLHQQFSGIPVQDMMVDEIVIENKWQYPIYFSAPPYADSPLKLREHAVHDGQLFRLERDPDPLMVDLDHGYELYTKVYSFEGLENSVVFRDDNATGVFGGLGMASLRIVDELYRQGDTARAEEILNRFIRDFPEFWQPYTTLAEVALQMRDTARALALYRQLHDTLVAFLATNPRNQYYLQDLGTAKYELGRIRKDTALQEDGVRLLREGWAIDMNSGLAFRKLITVLGQSDLRGEVIEVARQYANYKRNRTDPLVQSLLGITGP